tcctctatttcttctACCccctttttccatttctttcccAGCTCATCGGTGAAAGAGTTGTAATTGGCAACCAGCAAACGGTAGTGGTGGGTGAGTGCATAtgttttgccacatggaagaACGGTATGACGACTTTGACCATCGGATATCTAGGAGATGATCTAAATTCATTGTGTTCAATTTCAGCTTCAAATTCAGCCATCTTTTCCACACAACTTTAAATTAAAGCATTTGCCTTTTCATCTCCGAGTCTGAGGGACTATTGCTGTAGAATTTGTTAATAGCATTCAAGGTTAAACATGACTCGGTCAAAGTTACAAAATACACAGTTCtgctctcctttttctctctttaggTTGAGTAAGAAGCTATATCTCCATAGGTTGATTGTCTCAACGCCCTTTTCTCTCTAACAGCATGCCCTCCCCGGTATGACCATTGCATCCCCTTGTGATACGGTGCTCCTTTTGATAATCGTGCATTTTTCAATGCTTTGTTTTGCCATGCAACCAACTTCGACTGGACCGAAGAACTTGGACATATGAATAAGGGACGTTAAGAGGTCTACTTATTCATAAACTTTCATCCACTACCTATCCACCACGCGCTATATAATTATAGTTTTCACTGATGTAATTAGGCCAACCAGTCTCCATTTCTATTTGGTgtccttttttcctttgatttctcatGAACTTATTTGTTAATCTGGTTTCCTAATCATGAATAAGACTTGAAAGCTAAGGTTCATGGTTGTAAAATATTCCCCCAGCTATTATGCATGCTTGGTCTTGaaaaacaataaacaaaaacatTTGCTTCTTGGATAAGGTTCATTCTATATCTTTTATTTGTATTCAAAAAATGGGTACTTCCTTCCACTTATTGCTATTTGCAGGCTAAATATGCTGTTTTTGAAAATCTATATGCATTAAATTGGagatatttttttcctatacagccttttttttttttcgttgtgTCATAAACTTCTTCAACatagaaaattttacttccattaaaattttttcccctttttttttcccgttaCAATGAATAGTGgaaaattttaacttttcaacCCAAAGGGGTAGCAGAGTTGataagggaccttcgcctcaagaagcgtgtGATTCTGTATTCGACTCATTTTACCTCTTTAGGATTCACTTACACAGAattgtttagtgttcttcactgctttcggtgaaagttaATTTCATTCAGCCCtagtatgacccgatccatgcggtTACGGGGGCAGTATGCCTCATGAGACTAGTCAacccaaaggcctggatacctatcattagcaaaaaaaaatctcaacttctcttttcccttcttttttacaTAAGagtttatataaaataattttccaaagaattattgttttttgagtttttatctGAATTTTCctttgttccatcattttgatTAGGGAGGACATTCATCCTGCCCTATGGGGTGCTAAGGTAGGAAACAACTGGAGAACTACTAATGACATTGGTGATTCATGGGAAAGGTACATCAATTAGTTACAACTAAGGTCACATTCTTTGTGTTTGAAATCCAATATGCCATATTGAAATGTggactctttttatttttttttttatttccactcAAATAGCATTATCTCACAAGCTGAATAGAATGAAGTGTATGCTCATTTTGCTGGGCCCGGTGGTTGGAACTTGAAATGGTTAGTTTTACCTAATCTCTAGAAGCTCTAAGATTACTTAGATCATCACTAGTGAATAATTAGCTTAATTTTGATGCTTGGGATCAAACAGTAAAGCTTTTTGGCAGATCCGTACATGCTTGAAGTAGGAAATTGTTGGAACAATTTAGCATATAGGCCATGTACAAGGTACTATAGAGGTCTCTCCTCTATCTTGTGTGACAAGATCTGAAACCATAAACCAACGCTTGCACAGgtaagaagaataagagaaagaaagaagatccATAACTAAAACAAACCCCTTTGCTTTGTGGTTTTTCCTCCTCAAGTTAAGAATATAAATATGACTATAACTAAGCTGACTTCCAAAACTAACAAAATGAGTATAGATCGGTTTCCTCATCACAATATCCTGCATGAAATGACAATCACTCTCATTATGTTTAGTATTTTCATAGAAGACATTGTTATAATTAGAAATATAGAAATATTCTTTGTTTAtcacaatacataccgataggCTTTATTAGTGGGAAAATCAAGCTCATGAAGAAGTTACTTTAACCATATCAGCGCAGCTACAACATGAGTCATAGCTCTATACTTAGTTTCAACACTAGATCTCACCATTGTAATTTGTTTCTAACTCCTACAGCTCACAAGGTTACTACCAAGACCATGCAATAACCAGTGGTAGACCTCCTATTTCCTTCAACTTCAACCCAATTAGCATCATGACCTTTTTACTGAAGTACCCTTGAGATATTTCAAAATACTACACATTTTCTCCCAATGGACATGTTTAGGTGTCTCCATGAATTGACTTATAACACATACTACAAAGATATGTTGGGTCCAATCACAATGGATAAATAAATTTAGTAAATTTATAAATCTATACCGATGCTTATCATCGAATTCTGATTGATGGGAGCATCAACTGGTTTAGTGGTTAACATACCAATCTTAGACAGAAAGTTAAGCCCATATTTCCTCTGAAAAAGACTAATACCCTTCTTCTTGCGAGCAACCATAATACCTAGAAAATACTTGAGAGCATCCAAATccttcatttgaaaatgttgttgtaatatttatttatttttttatatgcaaCTCCAGATAAATAGTTGCCATAAATGATAGTGTGATTAACATAAACAAACAATACTATCACCTTGGAATTTTGACGACAAACAAACACTAAGTGACACTGTGTAAACCTACAACCAGTTGCAACTTTATTGAATCTATCAAACCAAAATTTGGGTGATTGTTTCAAACTATAAATTACATTATGAAGCCTACGCACTTTTCTTTCATTCTCCTCCTACGTAACATAACCATGaagttgctccatatacacctttCAAACAAATcaccataaaaaaatacatcatTTATGTCAAGTTGATATAAAGGCCAGTCAAGATTAACAACCAAGCAAATAAATTCACAAACAAAATTCAAATGTGCAACAAAAGAGaatgtctcaaaataatcaaacatCGTATGCTTGAGCGTACCCCTTAGCCACCAAACAAGCTTTATGCCATTCAAAAAATCCATCCTAGATATACTTAATGTCCTAAAACCAGTGAGAATTCACTAGATCCTTACCTAGAGGGAGTTCAACCAGAGTTGATGTCTAACAACAAAATAGTACATCCATAGCGGACTTCCACTCAAGATGAGGCAACGTTTCATGATAAGGTTTAGAAACAGATTTCATCCATCAGGAAAGTGCAAAATTATGAATGGAAGAAAATATATGCAATAAAGACAAATTGATCGATGGGATCGTTAAGTAACCAAAGGCTTTGTATTAATTTGTGAtgtcacttatttatttaaaaaaaatcttgaaggcTCCCCTTATCATGGTATGTGATTTGCAAAATAACCAATGGTACCTTACGGAATTTATTGCCTTAAACTAGGGTATGTGCATCAACTCTTCCATGATTATAAATCAGAaacaattacattttttttatttttttgtgaattaattgatataaatttataaaatacTAATCTAAACAATATGAGTTCTTTGATGAATGTTGAACAAATCTTCTTGGTGTTCAAGCTAAGAAGGTTAGGATGGAGTGTTCTTATGAGATACTTCAAACAACTTCTACCATtcaatttccttttgttttgagCCATTGTATATAAGGCATTGAGTTGTGTATTTCTCTTGTCAAGGGCATAGTCATGACCTCCTATAGGACAAAATCTTGTTAGTGAATAGAAGGGAGGGGTAAAATCTAATGAAACCGTGAGGGGAAATCtactaatttttttcccttgagaATGTCTATTTATTTAGAAACTTACAATTTGAGTGCAAATTAGGGATTTATTTTGCAAATTACCCCTTGCACGATGCCTTGTCAATATCATCTGCACCCATCAGTCACCCTTGACCATGAATGTGGGAACACTAAATCCTATTGGGGATGTTATTTTTGAGGGGAAAAATTTCCCATGACATGAGTGTTGCCACCCTTTCACAAGGTGTCTCCCTTTATGTGACCATGTGGGTTTTATGTGAATGATATCATTCTCCGTGCTACCATTAGAATGGCATGAGAGATTCCCCTAACCCCTccctcccttccccttccccttccccatccccatccccctCACACTGTCATGGAAAACTCTCTCCTTATCTAAAGCGCAAGTGCAACTTACAAGGTAATACAATCTGACACCATCACCAAAGATAAGTTAATGAACCAAGGGATGCTGGAGTGGGAGGTATTTTCAGGGATGAAAATGGAAAGGTTGTTTCATCTTTTTGCTCATTTATGGGAGTAACATCAAATTATCAGGCAGACTTTCATGTTTTAGTCGAGGTGAGTGTAACCTGGCCCATACACCtcggttaacaaaaaaaagatatgGGTATTCAAAAGCAACTCAATATCTGTAACGGTGGCTATGTAtagttcctcttttttttttctaacaacgGGTacccaggcctttggcctgactagtcccgcaggcccatactgaccccacaattgcatggaccgggtcatactgggttgaatgagaaccattcaactttcactgaaagcagtgaagagcactaaacaccctaatgtgagtggcccaaggtatgccaagtgggagtcgaactcaggacgtccgagtttacgactCTTATGAAGTTCGTTCCTCCATTTTCTAGTGGATAAGACAAGATTGGCTCTTGTTGCTGCCTTTCTTATTCTCTATACAATGGAAACTTACTCATTGCTACAGAGAGGCTAATCCTATAGCTGATTGCTTGGCAAAACTAGCAACTAGAAGTGGGTTATCTATAGAAGAGATTTCTTTTCCAGCTTCGATTCAAGAGGAGTCGTGGATGAATGTACAATAGAGACCTCGTTTCcgattttcttgattttatgagcttccttttctcctgctaatggtaatgccaaaggtgggaatTTAGTCGTGCTTTCTTCcattgaggattttttttcccccatattttctatgttttttttttccccgttggtttttaatacaaatgatcatttagcattaaaaaaataaaggatagTTGTGGCCAGATTTGAAAAAATGGAATCGGATACTGAATCGGGTTAATGTCAATTCCGATTTAAATCAACATAAGTCAAAATAGGCCTCAAACGAGTGTGGAGTTCCTTGAGGTGCCTGAAGATGTGCGCTTGGGTGTTGGGGTGTGTACCTGGGTGCTCTcaaccatagttagtaagttcagGAACGGATACGTGCGGCAATTAAATAGATCATACGGTAGTAATACGTTTCAAAAAAATCCGATGCAACAAAAAGCGTATGGCAATGATATGGTACACGTTTAATATGTGTTTAATATGATTGCTCTGTAAAAATCCGggactaaaaatgattgtttgaaactaaattctaatctaccatgtttttatgaacattaaaatccaatctgattcttcaatttgaaatcatttcccattcttttgaattttcacatttaatattaattacatTTAACCTCTAAAAAGGGTATGGTAGTAAGAACTAAGAGGAGAATCAAACCACATCTCGTCTCATAACTTTTAcatgttcttttcttcttcttggtaagAAAACAATGTTCAAGAAGATAGAGAATAAGTATTTACAATCATTCATCCCAGAGATGCGTttgaattttcttgaaattttcatGGGGCTACAATCTAAGACCGGTCACggatcaattttaaggctcaagaacctcctcctttcaactcctttgatttctcagatgCAGTATTGTAAGATCAGAGGGAGGAGAATACCCATgtcatttccctctttctaattcttcacattgtccGACTGCAACTATATTTGTAAATAATTGTCAGTCTAATTCAAATAGCgattgtatgctaaatttcctagaaaggctttcatttcaaccccttttggagAATCCCACCCTTAGCCATCTTTGTTCATGTGagtcatctcttttgaatctttcttgcttctcgttaaaaattatttgcagaTACAATCGTTCttgattggattttcaactatcaatgggaagagaaatggagaagaagaagggttgattgggttttcaacaatcgatgtcaagagaaatggagaagagaatgagagcaaGGGGTATTGATGTCTTACCTATCGCCCTCGGTCATTGGCCGCTGAGAACGGAGATGAAGGATTAGGGGTCACTAGGGCAAAGattcctcctttttttggtttacttagatAAGGGAAGATGAAGGGTTATAGTTTCGATCGATTAGGGTTCCTGATAGAAGACAAGGGTTGGGAATCAGGATTTGGCCCATACAGAttaatctcttttttatttttttcttaaacccaaaagttttattgagtatgtaaCGCATTATACGAGTATTATTCGTGTATAATATAGTTATCTTTAAAATCCGCGTATTAAAGcgtttttttttagattgataCGCCAAATTAGGAACTTATGAATTAAACGTTCGGATGCACGTATTATACGTATATAATACGTATATTTTACTAACTATGCTCTCAACTGCCGGATCTACTACGTTGCGTAGCATGCTGAACCATAGAGAAATCCGATCCAACGAGCGTGATCAACTAAAAATCAGTCAAATCAATTAGGGCCGATTTCATCGATCCAAATCCGATTTCATtccgatttttgaaaccatgtttgtgaattattattcttttaacttcagaagaaaaaaaaagggtaatgaACTTCTACAATTTTTAGAGACAGAATTTGGATCATGCAACAATAAAGATTTGAACTCCATAATTGATGTTTATCTCTGGGATATGGAATCAGTCATAATCACTTGAAAAAACCCCTAAATCCCTTCCTGCTtgctctgtgattacaatagatgaagaagaaggagaagtagttaggacaaaagaaaaagaagagagaagaagatgaaggaaaagaaggtGAAGAGTCGAAAGTTACCTGCAGTTGATTTCATAGGGGGGCGAGCTCCTGTTCTCTCCACTCTCTATGCGCAGACTCCACTAGAGATAACAACTATCAAGAATGATAGTTCCAAATTctattatattaaaatgaaacACCCCCGACGGAAACCTCTTGGGTGTTTCATCAAATCAGAGAGATTTCGCTTTTTTCTCACTTTtcgtttagaaaaaaaaaaccaaaaaccacacacacacacacacaccaaacgcaagattctattttttcgtTCTCACggtagaaacattttttttttttagagatgcCAAACGGGCTCTTAATCACATCCcccatcagtttttttttttttttttgggtaatgcaTTCCCACACCAGTTAAAGCTTTGAGAAAGCTGTCTGATCCAACTTAGGAACGGAAATCATATCCTTGAATTTTTCGTTTTGGGTAAAATATAGGTAATGTATCCTTGAATTGAAACTctactattttttcttttgggtataAAATTGATGGGATACTCTACTAATATTTCAAATAATGTAGTAGTTCACTACCATGGCTATCTGGTTCAGGCGTTCAGTAGAACAGAACGTCTACATAGGCTGGCGCTTGTAGGATGATTTAGCCATCGCTCGCTCACCAGGCACCATGGATATTTCTCTCTTGTCGCGGCACATATTTCCTTCCTATTTTCttgcttctcctcctcctcctcattctcatctttcattttccttctaCAATCCTCAAAGCAGAAAATGTTCGTTGTGTGGTTTTAGAACCCTCAGGCTCCAAACGTTCTGTTCTAACCAAACAATCCAACATGAAACTGAAGAACCCGAAAACACCCAATTCACCTACAAGatcaaaaggaagaagagaaagctaAAACCCAGTTTTTATGAGCAAATTCGTGATCGATGGTCTCAGAAAATTGGTTCTCAGAGAGCTAAGTTTCCatggcaagaagaagaagaccaacaacaacaacaggaggaggagggagaaccagaagtggaagaaaaaggaggagaacCGGAGCTGGCTGACTCAATGGGTTTTGCTTTCGGGAATCGCTCAGTTTCAGCTCCCTGGACTCATGGGAGCAAACCCAGAAGAACAAATTCCTACGCTGCAACTGAAATTGATCAGAGCACGTTGAGTGGTTTGGGAGAATTGACTGAAATCCCCgagttttccaaaaaaaatggcCCTAGTATGACTGTAACCCAGAACAACGGAGGtcttgaggaagaaaaaggaagtggCGAAATTCTGGGTTCTGTTGCTAATGTTGATGCATCCCCGATTCGTCTAGTAGAGGAGGAAGTGGATGACTTTAGTGAGGAGCTGTCTGCTTCCAATGAAAGTATTGACGTTCGAGTTGGCTCAAGTGATAATAGGGACCTGATTCGGTTACCATGGGAGAGGAAAAAACGTTCAGACTCTATTGACCAGGGCAGGTGGAGAAGGAGCCACACCAAACTGGCAGAAAAAAAGGTTCCTGAAGCTGAATTGCGAAGGCTGAAGAATTTGGCCTTGGGGATGAAGGAGAGGATAAAAGTTGGAGCAGCAGGTGTTACTCGGGCTTTGGtggatttcattcatgaaaagtGGAAAAAAGATGAAGTGGTGAAACTAAAATTTGAAGGGCCGCCTGCACTTAACATGAAAAAGATCCATGATGCTTTAGAGGTAAGTGTGTTTATTGGAATTTTTCCCATGGTTCATGTCTTCCTTGGTCGTTGATtaccgtctctctctctctttctctttcccctaAAGGTAGAAGATTAAATAAGCAAGCCTTATTCCCTTCCTTGGAAGATACTAAAAGTCTAATTTAATTGTTGTAACCTGGTGCAAGTCTTACCTTCACAGGGTCCCCTGAGTGGTGGATTGGAAACGGTCCTAACTCtagcatttattattatttttttttggccaaggTGGTTGTTCTGAAAACTCGAGCCTAGGTCTTCACACTGCAAGTCCCATTCATATCCCATCATGTAGGGGCTGCAGCCTTAGCTGATCAGTTGCAATTTGGCCTCTATGTACATGATGAAAATTTCTCATCTGTGATGCTAATAGAGAAGACAGTTATCTGACAGAATTTGATCTCTCTTGGGGGAAGGCTTTCTGCCTTCTTTTTCATAATTAGTTTTTTTTGTGGATAGGGAATCAGTTATGCTATGAGCAAGTACAGAGGGCCAAAGTACCTTGATATATAGCCAGCTTAACGTCTTCCTTCACCCCTGCCCCCATGTTGCTACTACTGTATGGGTAGTGTTATCAATTGATTATTATGAAGCCAGCAATTAATTGTTGTAGGGGATCTTGGATACACGCCCTTGGTCCAATGGTAAAGGTACAACCAttgcgacctggtggtcaagaGGTCGAAACAGCCTgtcgacattctcggggtaaggctgcgtagttctcgTCCCCCCCGGACCTCTCACATGCGGGAGAGCCTTGTGCACCAGGTATGCCCAAAGGGGATCTTGGATACAGCCTCCTGTATCTGCTGAAAGTTTATGAGATAGAATAGAGCCATCAATATTCAATTAGAGCATTGAAACATGCCTTAGGATAAGGCTTCATAACCTGTAATCAGTCTCCCAGCAATTTCCCAATCACTGaagttgcattttttttccaGTGCATTTGTTTCATGCACATATGTCCTTCTTCTGAGTTGACCTCCCTCCCCCctaccccctcccccctccccaccaTATTGTTCTACTCTGTCGTATGCTTCCAGTCGTCATTGATATGCATAACCTTTCTATTCTCTAGCAGAGTAAAACTGGAGGTTTGGTGATCTGGAGGTCTGGCAGCTCGCTTGTGTTGTACAGAGGAATGGCTTATGGGCTTATTTGTGTGCAATCCTATAGCAAACAGAATGAAGCTATTCAGAATATTGCCTGTAATTCGAGAGATTTAAAGAGAGTTGCCTCTGTGAATGTAAGAGTAAATGGTGAAGTGAAGACTAAGGAGCCATCTAGGGCTGGTCTTTTGGTATCCTCTACTGATTTGTCTGATGAACCCATGGATAGAAGTGATCTTACCAATTTGTTAGATGAACTGGGTCCACGTTTCAGTGATTGGACTGGCCGTGATCCACAGCCTGTTGATGCAGACTTGCTTCCTGGGGTCGTTCATGGCTATAAACCACCGTTCAGACTCCTTCCTCATGGTATAAGACATTGTCTTCGCGACAAGGAAATGACAATGTTTAGAAGGCTTGCCAGAACAGTGTCCCCTCATTTTGCATTAGGTAAGTGCCGGATGATGCATGTGTTTATGACTTTTTTATCTCAATATTTCATGATATTTGCAAATGCATATTTTTTATGAGAATTAATTTCTGTAGGAAGAAACAGGCAACTACAAGGCCTGGCCATGGCTATGGTGAAACTGTGGAGAAGGAGTGCTATTGCAAAAATAGCCATCAAACGTGGTGTACAGAATACCTGCAATGAGAGAATGGCAGAAGAACTCAAGGTGAGGAATATGTGATATTGTGCTTCTGGGATAGGCTAGTTGAATATTTCTTCGCACAATAATCTCGACCCATGAAAGGTGGCAAAGTAGATTTCTTTTTGGGTAGGTATTGAGAGTAAGTTTATAGTTATTATATCCAAATGTTGACTGTCATGGCATATACCTGGTGTTGTACTTTGGCtgaaaataaatatcaaatATGGAAATTCACTGTGAAtcttccatagttgtcaaggcgtcgcctatgTATCCAGGTGATTTTTTTCTGGATTGGCAACTTGGTGCCTTGCTGGTGTCACCTTAATTTTTTCCCCCCCTCAAGCACCTTGGTTCGCCTAGGCGCCATGAAAACTATGGAATCTTCCATGATAGGTAAACCCTAAGCATATGTACTAATTTGTGTTCCGCTTGGTGAATAATGTTGTTCTTGTAAGAGACCTGCTCCATTCTTTTTGTTTCATGGGCATGTTGCAGTATTTCCATCACAAATTGAGATACCTTAAGCTTTTTCAAGATGCAATTTATTAGAAAAATCCACATGGAACTCATTCTCTTGTAATACTGGTgtaaatggaaatttttttatttgatctcATGGTTTTATCTGACTTTAtggtattttgttttttcttcatatGTTAGTTCTCATTCTGATCTCTAGGGTCAGTTATAAGGAACCATATGCACTGGTAAAATGACGCTTTTTTTGGATGGTGGTGGGGAATACTAATATGATACTGAATTCATTAGATATATAATAAGCAAAGAGACACCTCATATATGTGTAGACACACATGTGTATTTACGCATGTGGAATCTCTCAAGGACTGGTGGCACAGACTTTATATGGATTCTTAAGGAATGCTGTTAGCTAGCATCCCTAGCTAACAATTTATCTGTCACGCCCAAGAAACGGGAGAGGCATTGAAGGGGGCATGTCTTTCCTACATCGGCTAGGGAGATGATCCTGAACTATTGATAAAGGACGGCATCCTTAACTTGGTATGACGCATTTTAAAGCcatgaggcccatgggccaataTGGACAATATCATGCCAAGGGTAAGAAGTCGGGTCATTACATTATCAGCTGCCAAAGTTCAGTGGTCATTTCGGTTTTTCAAACAAGATGTTCACACACTTACAAAATTCTTAGCTGTAGAGGTTGCAGAATGCAGTCTGTCCTTCACTTGACTGCTCTAATATGCAGTATTCTGTGAAATCTTTGATTCTGCCACTGCATTTTGGGAAGCTCTTTTTACTCACATAATTTTATTTCACTTCATTTATGCAGAACCTAACTGGGGGGACACTTGTCTCTAGAAACAAGGAATATATTGTCTTTTACAGGGGCAATGACTTCTTGACCCATTCTGTTACCGAGGCATTGTTAGAAAGACAGAAATTAGCAGAACTCCAACAAGATAAGGAAGAGCAAGCACGACAGAAGGCTTGGCATTTAATTATTTCAAATGTCAAGGCTGCAAGAGGTCCATTGGTTGCTGGTACCCTAGCGGAGAGCATGGCAGCGGCTGCTCGTTGGGAAAATCTACCTAGCAGTGAGGAAATggagaaaatgatgaaagatgCTGCTTTGGCTAGACATGCTTCACTAGTCAGCTACCttgagaagaagatgaatcaTGTAAGTACAAATACAGCTAGAATAGTGTTCCATACTTCCATCACTCATTCATGGATGCTATCACCCATTCCGATAATACGacactttctctttttttttctccttttttttttggtggggggggtgTTCTGACTCTATTACACCAGGCACAAGAGAAAGTCAGGAAGGCAGAGAAGGCTTTAGGAAAAGTGCAGGAGTTTCTGAAGCCAGCAGAGCTCCCCACTGATTTAGAAACCATAACTGATGAGGAGAGATTTTTGTTTCATAAAATTGG
This genomic stretch from Macadamia integrifolia cultivar HAES 741 chromosome 2, SCU_Mint_v3, whole genome shotgun sequence harbors:
- the LOC122071844 gene encoding CRM-domain containing factor CFM3, chloroplastic/mitochondrial; translated protein: MDISLLSRHIFPSYFLASPPPPHSHLSFSFYNPQSRKCSLCGFRTLRLQTFCSNQTIQHETEEPENTQFTYKIKRKKRKLKPSFYEQIRDRWSQKIGSQRAKFPWQEEEDQQQQQEEEGEPEVEEKGGEPELADSMGFAFGNRSVSAPWTHGSKPRRTNSYAATEIDQSTLSGLGELTEIPEFSKKNGPSMTVTQNNGGLEEEKGSGEILGSVANVDASPIRLVEEEVDDFSEELSASNESIDVRVGSSDNRDLIRLPWERKKRSDSIDQGRWRRSHTKLAEKKVPEAELRRLKNLALGMKERIKVGAAGVTRALVDFIHEKWKKDEVVKLKFEGPPALNMKKIHDALEQSKTGGLVIWRSGSSLVLYRGMAYGLICVQSYSKQNEAIQNIACNSRDLKRVASVNVRVNGEVKTKEPSRAGLLVSSTDLSDEPMDRSDLTNLLDELGPRFSDWTGRDPQPVDADLLPGVVHGYKPPFRLLPHGIRHCLRDKEMTMFRRLARTVSPHFALGRNRQLQGLAMAMVKLWRRSAIAKIAIKRGVQNTCNERMAEELKNLTGGTLVSRNKEYIVFYRGNDFLTHSVTEALLERQKLAELQQDKEEQARQKAWHLIISNVKAARGPLVAGTLAESMAAAARWENLPSSEEMEKMMKDAALARHASLVSYLEKKMNHAQEKVRKAEKALGKVQEFLKPAELPTDLETITDEERFLFHKIGLSMKPFLLLGRRDIFDGIVENMHLHWKHRELVKLIVKGKSFAQIKHIAISLEAESGGLLISLDKTTKGYAIVIYRGKNYQRPHALRPRNLLTKRQALARSIELQRREALNHHISELHNRIEMLKSELDQMIAIKDAGDESFYSRFTDAYSSDDDDDDMEKEDEEAYLETYDAGDEDCVTENEFLSDKESMP